In one Nicotiana tomentosiformis chromosome 6, ASM39032v3, whole genome shotgun sequence genomic region, the following are encoded:
- the LOC138894806 gene encoding uncharacterized protein, whose product MFDGTGDPKVHLRTYCDKLVGVGKDERICMKLFTRSLTGDALSWYISQNPKKWVNWVSMTSDFMDQFTFNTENAPDIFYLQNLKKWPMETFCEYATRWRSEAAKVRPTLEEEHMNKFFVRVQYLQYYERLMVIKNYKFSYIIKLGERIEEGIKSGMVTNFEALQDTN is encoded by the coding sequence atgttcgacggaactggtgatccgaaggtgcacttgagaacatattgtgacaagcttgtaggagttggcaaggatgaaagaatctgcatgaAGTTGTTTACGAGGAGCCTCACCGGAGACGCCCTAtcctggtacatcagtcagaacccaaagaaatgggttaattgggtaagcatgacatcagatttcatggatcagttcacgtttaacacagaaaatgcaccagacattttctaccTTCAGAATCTCAAGAAGTGGCCAATGGAAACTTtttgcgagtatgctactcggtggaggtccgaagctgcaaaagtaaggccaacACTAGAAGAAGAAcatatgaataagttcttcgtcagagttCAGTATCTGCAATACTATGAAAGACTGATGGTTATTAAAAACTATAAATTTTCttacatcatcaaattgggagaaagaatagaagaagggatcaaaagtggaatggtgacaaattttgaagcactccaagacACAAATTAA